Within Ptiloglossa arizonensis isolate GNS036 chromosome 8, iyPtiAriz1_principal, whole genome shotgun sequence, the genomic segment cgaaatctcgatgtttatttatcatatttattaacaaccgtcgtaggaccatactttagacaattattaacaatgtcctagtataaataatggcttaaaatatcatttcgttgaaatattctttgttcgcgaaggaatttttcgctgagatccaactgccattttcaaggctacaggtatcgattatcgattcacaagtattcatcgggatgatttttctatccagaacctgcgattaattgaattttggcacttttatgtaaaaaatacaacttctacgcgtattgtgtaaattataagaattaaacaaatgttaaattaatgtatctagtaaacaattgttactttccatgctttaaaactttacgaaacacgttttaacatcgagtctcgatcaaaatcaatttctataagtttcttaattaattgcaatacataaataagatgcacattgttcgatcaatattgggaacatgcataaatgttagtaacaatcgcggaaatgaacaaacattcaccgaaaccgttcgccttcgaaaatttcgcaatatcttgatgtttatttatcatatttattaacaaccatcgtaggaccgtagattaaacaattattaacaatgttctagtataaataatggctaaaaagccatcaatttgttgaaatattcgattagaccgaacaaagacaatagaagtaaccgtgcgataaaataaatgaatatttctctacatatctaaaaaatagtttgtatatatgcatatatgttctgaacgctcagtgacacacatatgtcacacggcgatgaagtgagttgccatctactggaggataggtaaactacacttaaggtgtgaaaacacctggcggagaaacgctcaagtttgttgaggaattcttCTTATTtctaccaatagatagcgccacgagcataatttaccgacattaaagataagtaattccatttgtatggtattccctaccgtgcaataaaataaataaatatttctgtacaaagtttcgtatgtatcatctttcgaataaatgtaaagttaaacgaaatcagcgtaatgaaatttctctccattctagccttcctttatacatttaaaaaaatctttgatacctcgaaatcatggccacacatatcgattatcgactcacaagtgtttatcacgatgatttttctacatagaaaagcgattaatcgaaattcagcacgtttgagtaaaaaatacaacttctacgcgtattgtgtaaattatgagaattaaataaatgttaaactgttgcactaaatagacaattattacttttcatgctttgaaactttactaaacgagtttttactttgaatctcgatgaaaattaatttctataagtataatcgtttataatgcataaataagatacaaattgttcgattaatattgggaacatgcataaatgttagtaacaatcgcgaaaattaacaaatatgttctccaagacacggcaacccatataattaccaggttataaaatgtttggaattgcgcgtttagaacatatttgcatgcatacaaacaataatttcgatatgtagagaaatatttatttattttatcgcacgttaggaaatattcgaaaggagatacctgtaatgtcggtagataatgcttgtggagccatctattgatgaaattcagaacaattcctcgacaaacttgagcgtttttccgccaggtgttttcacaccttaagtgtagtttacctattctccagtagatggcaactcattcgattgccgtgtgacatatgtgtgtcactgagcgttcagaacatatatgCATAATATACAaactaatttcgatatgtagagaaatattcatttattttatcgcacggttacttcgattgtctttgttcgatctaacaaatatttccagaaagtaatgactttcaagccattattcatactaggatgttgttaataattgtttaatctatggtcctacaacggttgttaataattgtagtaAAAAACAttaggatattgcgaaatctgcgaaggcggacggttttggtgaatgtttgttcatccacgagattgttattaacatttacgcatgttccaaacatttgtgttgcagaataaatcttatttgtgcattataaatcattggtttgcctatagaaattaaatttgatcgaaaattaaagtaaaaagtggtattcatatgtttctcgacttATATCAaacttaatatttgtaaagtaattaatgatttataatgcacgaacaaggtgcaaattgtatttcatttgttctctgattttaatttgtacttgtttttccatgtttattttttgtactaaccaacttcatttctattttctatcatgccttgactttagctttctcttaggtaggcacaagaGGACTTTTTCGTCGCATCCGCCATGGGATCTTCAGTTAAGCtaagaataagttagttttaaggccactgtgtacaaatatctgtgatctgccgagcaattaaccaatctttagcttatttttgctcgcttcctcgttcctcagcccggtcaccactgcttgttgcataagcaagtgaccggccgtgtaggtggtccgaacggtctatcgccatCTCTTCCGGCGCGTCCGCttagagagagaacatgctgcgaacacaggggcaggtatttTTGCTTGTCTCTGCGTAAGCCCTTcttccataagaccctctctttgtcaatctccgtgagtcaggtccgcgCTCTGCGtgtgctcctgacgcggagttggagaaacggggcactcccctAGCGGAGTGgaaggcgtcgcgcatttccttgacaaTCGGGCACACTgaggagaaacgggatagacctagtaggaccaactgcacggtacgcgtcgcgtctttcccaattttacttaatttttgtccataatgtaattgctcggcaggacTAAACCGGAAGATCGAAGGATCATTGATTCCTTTTATCTCcccggtttagtaatttcgtttgtactgcgtgtcgagggagttcgatggaactttgattccatctatttccctccgggtctccgctcgcagcaacctccacgtggtgagacctggtaatcggtattactcgcgacgaacaataattattcgttgcaggtagtaccgagctaatcggctgcgaatttagactATTTAtcatgtataataaaatataatattgtgaCATAGATGATTTTTGTCACGTATAAGAAACGCAAAAATATCTAGTGACGTTACTCCGATGCATtccaataaattcatttcgagtattacaTGTGGTTCCATCTAGTCGTGAGTTCGGGAGTATTCCTCTATAAACTTGGGTGTTTTAGCACTGGTGGCGTAAATTTTAGATGTAAATATAGTTCAAATTTCCTCCACTACATAGCTACCCGCAGTACTGCCAATTTATTTGGGAATTAATGGCTTAAGTTCGatggttttattaaaaattactttattttaaaattacatttcaaaTTACATAATTAAAAAACAGTTGAAACATCTCGAATTTACATTATATCAATCTAcgtaataaataatttgtataaatatttttccattaataGGTACattaattagaaatttatagaatattattttcttaaacATATGTAATTTATTCGAGTACTGATTTACCAGAGTAAtaacatataaatatttatataccttTCATtcattcttaataattatttattctccAATTTCAAAGTAGTATTATAGAGTAGGATGtaagaacaaatatttaaacaaatgtaGTAATCTGTGAGGATAGCTGTGACTGAAGATATTCTTAGTTTCGTGTTACAAAAATGTTTCAGGTATAATTTGTTTTGtcacataaagttgtaaaaataaatggaaaatatttaacaatttattgTTACTAATTTTACCGTTTACGATAGTTCGGTTGAATATAgttcttgaaattttcatttttagacGAAGAAGTCGCTtcaaaatttctgaactttacAGTCGCCGGATACAAAAGAAATCCCTAAAATAAGTACTCTAGGctctgaacagtactgtatagGAAGATACTGTTTAGGTTGGATACTCAATATTCATTGTCGCTAtacgatataaatttttttaaaatatgtatcaattagattaatttcattttttttattcaaagtgTTGAGGAACGAGTACTATTgagaaatgaaacattttttgtaagaCTTACAATATAATTTCTGTAAATTGATACATTGAAGAACGTACAAGtaaatttcaatgtttttaGGAAAACCAAAATTTTACCGGGAGTTTAACCCATTCATTCGTTGCGACGTTctcattgaaaagaaaaatttagaggaattatttgtattatacaTACAACGTTTGTACTATTTATTAGTGACATTATGTCAAAGGTAAACACGTTATACAATTATTTTACGTCACCAAAAACTGTCAAAGAACCGAGTAATAAAACAGTACCTGATGATAAATCTGCCACGCCGAAAAGGACAAAGGAACAAAGGAACAAAAGTATGTTATGAAACCGatttgtgtaaaaataattgatttaATTTAGTGACAGTTGTTAGATTTAAGCCGCTATActgtttaatataatattataataaaattatagatataatcataaaatagaattatattttattgacTAATTCTTAACTCATATCATAGCTTTGTTTTCGTGCAGCGTTTTTACGCTCTTATTGCAACCTTTgaagtaatatatttaaaaattataaagtagaagttataaaaatttaaatgactattattattacatgTAGCGAGAACTCCTAACAAggggaaagaaaataaaaatgttgaggATCGGAAAAGGATTTATAAAGATGATGTAGatgaggaagaaaaagaaattgaaccaAGACAAATAAAAAGACCAAGATTAATTATCCCCGATGAAGAATCTGGAGAAGACTCTGGAGATGATTTTAAACCTGGTTTGTACAAAGTCTTATATTTTATCCATTTATTACCgataagaaaaatgattttgacaTAACTTCTATATAGATCCACAAGATATGTCGGATGAATCTGATTCAGGTAGTGAAGGAGACCCTGAAAGTGAAGTGCAGACACAAAGTGAGGAAGAAACACCTGAGGTAAAAAAATAGTTTTGTTTATAAAAAGtcaattttgataatttaatgTAAACTATAttttagaagaaaaagaaggtatTTAATAACACCAGAAGGACACGCCAAGGTGGATCAAAAATAAATGCCAAATTTGTAAGTTTATGattgcaaataattttatttcaccaATGAGTTTATATTCCACTTAATTAacttaagaaaatttcattAGGATAAGAAAGAGCCAAAAATATCTCAACATACTCAAGTTCAAGGTTTGAATAGCAATATTGTGGAGTCTTGGCCACATTTAAAATATGATTTTCTTCAACCAAGTAAAATAAGAGATATGCAAAGAAAATCTTTAAGTGACCCAAATTATGATCCTAAAACTGTTTATGTTCCTATGGACTTTTTAAATCAACAAACCCCGGTAAGATTACAGATTTTACTTTATTCTGCATTTTGTAATGCAACATTGAATATTCTAGAATATGTCTTTTATAGGCAATGAGGCAATGGTGGGAATTGAAAAGCAAACATTTCGACTGTGTTCTCTTCTTTAAAGTAGGAAAGTTTTATGAATTATATCACATGGATGCTGTTACTGGAGTCAAGGAACTTAATTTAACATATATGCGAGTAAGTACTTTGACCTTTTCTTCCACAAAAATTACAGAGATACGAAAATAAGCAAGACTAACTACAGGGTGAATTTGCACATTCTGGATTTCCTGAAATCGGATATGGTCGTTTTTCGGGAAGTCTTATAGAGAAAGGATACAAAGTAGCTAGAGTGGAACAGACAGAGAATCCAGATATGATGACACAGCGCTGTAATAAAAGTAAGATAGTAGataaatattactttcttttttcaaatatagCATGATTTAATTTCACTTATAATTTTTAGTGACTAAACCAACAAAGTTTGACAAAGTTGTTAAAAGAGAAATTTGTCAAATAAGCTCCAAAGGTACAAGAGTGTACACTGCTTTAGATGTAGAAGCATCAACACCAAATTCAAATTATCTATTGTCTCTTGTTGAAAAATGCCTGCCTGATACAAACACATCCCATTATGGAGTATGTTTCTTAGATACAACAATAGGAGATTTTTACCTTGGACAATTTGAAGATGATCGTTGTAATTCTAGAATATTGACCTTACTTGCTCATTACCCCCCAGTTCATGTAAGTGTTTGTTTATTACTTATTCATTAAGATTggtcaaatttaaatatatttatcatattttaggTTGTGTACAAACGTGGTAATTTATCTCAAAAAACAttacaaattttgaataatacttTAGCAGCATGCATTAAAGAATCACTTCTGCGTGAAACTCAATTCTGGTCTTCTTCAACTACATTGAAAGTAAGTTTCAACCACTTCAATCTACTATTCATTTATACAGATTATTGTCACGACTTACAGAATCTTCATGAAGGAGAGTACTTTAAATCAGATTCCGGTTTTTCATGGCCGACCGGGTTGCAAGCCTATCTTAATcaaagtaaatatattttatacattttgtgaacgtgaaattttcattttattagaaatttttttttttatttttatttaggtGATAGCTTAGGCTTAACTCCAGCCGATGGTAAAGAGTTGGCAGTACATGCTTTAGGAGGATGCGTGTATCTGCTCAAAGAATATTTACTTGAACAACAACTATTAGCTCAGGGACGATTCAAATCGTATGTTCCACCTGATTTCTCAAGCGAAAGTTCCACAACTACTAAGTTTGCGAATAATATGGTACttagaaattttatcgaactacATAACatgatatataaataaattaatattcattaTTACTAGGTTTTAGATGCCATTACTGTTAATAACTTGAGAATCTTTGGTGAAGGTTCTCTAATGAAAACATTGGATCGTTGTTGTACCGCATTCGGCAAAAGGTATGTTTCAAGCAAAAATAATCGTTTCGTATTACTTTAATTGGAAAtgtttacaattaaaaatgttttactaATTACACGTTACAGATTATTGCGGGAATGGATTTGTAGACCATCTTGTCGGAAAAACGTTATAACTGAACGTCAAGAAGCTATACAAGAATTGATGGATCGTTCAGATGTGGTACAGACTGCACGTAGTATGTTAGCTGGTCTTCCTGATCTTGAAAGATTATTGAGCAAGTGAGTCGAAATTGCTTTTACTGAATAAAGAAAATCGTtgtttacaataaatatttgatacgcGTAAAATCTGGATCTGCAGAATTCACGGTCATGGAAATTCGGCAAGAATGAATAATCATCCTGAAGGCAGAGCAATTATGTTTGAAGGACAAACGTACTCTAAAAGAAAGATTCTAGATTTCATTAATATTCTTAGTGGTTTTGAGGTTGTTTTAAAAACAGTTGCTTTATTCAAAGGTATATATACCAAATATACTGTATCATACTTGAGATTAATGCTccgaaatcgaaaaatatttgtgtTTTAGATTTCAATGGTAGCTTGATAAGTCGATGCGTTAAATTGGAACCGGATGGTGAATTTCCTTCATTAAGGAAAACTTTAGATTACTTCGAGGTaattaaaactatttttttttttttgtaataatagGCATTAATTAAACATGACATTATTTCGCGACATGTATTTCAGACTGCGTTCAATCACGAAGAAGCCAAAAAAGAAGGCTGTATTGTACCAAAGAAAGGAGTTGACCCCGAATACGATTCCGTTTTAATAGAGCTTGCAGATGTGAAGAAAGATCTAGAACGATATCTTGAAAAGCAAAGACAACACTTCGGCGTGAAAGTAACGTTTCACGGATCGGATAGAAAACGTTATCAGATCGAGATTCCAGAGTCACAAGTCAAGAAAGTTGGTTCTGGATACGAACTTCAGTCACAGAGGAAAGGATTCAAACGTTACTATACCGCTGAGGCaaaggtttctttttcttttcaacgattattttaaaacctaaaacattaaaaaatatttaaattacactaattacattatattttatcagGAACTTTTGAGTCGACAAATAAATGCCGAAGAACATAGAGATAAAGTGTTGAAGGATCTAAACAGAAggatatttgcaaaatttagCGAGAAGTATGATATGTGGAACTTGGCCGTTTATAAACTATCTATCTTAGATGTCCTAATTTCCTTAGCTGAGTATGCTCTTAGTGGTGAAATGTGTATACCGGAATTAAATGATGGCACAGATGGACatgtaattttaatacaattgcATTGCTTTATTAAGAAAAG encodes:
- the Msh6 gene encoding DNA mismatch repair protein Msh6 — translated: MSKVNTLYNYFTSPKTVKEPSNKTVPDDKSATPKRTKEQRNKTRTPNKGKENKNVEDRKRIYKDDVDEEEKEIEPRQIKRPRLIIPDEESGEDSGDDFKPDPQDMSDESDSGSEGDPESEVQTQSEEETPEKKKKVFNNTRRTRQGGSKINAKFDKKEPKISQHTQVQGLNSNIVESWPHLKYDFLQPSKIRDMQRKSLSDPNYDPKTVYVPMDFLNQQTPAMRQWWELKSKHFDCVLFFKVGKFYELYHMDAVTGVKELNLTYMRGEFAHSGFPEIGYGRFSGSLIEKGYKVARVEQTENPDMMTQRCNKMTKPTKFDKVVKREICQISSKGTRVYTALDVEASTPNSNYLLSLVEKCLPDTNTSHYGVCFLDTTIGDFYLGQFEDDRCNSRILTLLAHYPPVHVVYKRGNLSQKTLQILNNTLAACIKESLLRETQFWSSSTTLKNLHEGEYFKSDSGFSWPTGLQAYLNQSDSLGLTPADGKELAVHALGGCVYLLKEYLLEQQLLAQGRFKSYVPPDFSSESSTTTKFANNMVLDAITVNNLRIFGEGSLMKTLDRCCTAFGKRLLREWICRPSCRKNVITERQEAIQELMDRSDVVQTARSMLAGLPDLERLLSKIHGHGNSARMNNHPEGRAIMFEGQTYSKRKILDFINILSGFEVVLKTVALFKDFNGSLISRCVKLEPDGEFPSLRKTLDYFETAFNHEEAKKEGCIVPKKGVDPEYDSVLIELADVKKDLERYLEKQRQHFGVKVTFHGSDRKRYQIEIPESQVKKVGSGYELQSQRKGFKRYYTAEAKELLSRQINAEEHRDKVLKDLNRRIFAKFSEKYDMWNLAVYKLSILDVLISLAEYALSGEMCIPELNDGTDGHIFIDIQEGRHPCIFSDNFIPNDTLLGTGDSASFMILTGPNMGGKSTLMRQVALLTIMAQIGSYVPASSCRLTIVDRIFTRLGASDDILAGQSTFLVELSETAAILQHATPYSLVLLDELGRGTSTYDGTAIAASVVNALTKLNCRTLFSTHYHSLVEDYKNNKDVTLAHMACMVENEEEDEVTQETVTFLYKLSEGACPKSYGFNAARLAGVPSVITNRAHEISKKLEQETNEKHFFAALCKADGPAIRNLIAAI